The Leadbetterella byssophila DSM 17132 DNA window AGGAAAAAACGTCATCTTTGACGTAGATGTGAAAGGAGGCCTTAAATTGAAGGAATACTTTGGAGAGGATGCCTTGGCCATCTTTGTAAAGGTTCCATCCATAGAAGAACTTGAAGCTCGCCTCAGAAGCAGAGGCACGGAAACGGAAGAAAGCCTTTCCAAAAGATTATATAAAGTCAAATTCGAAATGTCATTCCAGGATAAATTTGACGTGGTTCTTTTAAACGATAATTTGGAAGAATCTCAAGAGAAAGCAGAAAACCTCTACACCACTTTCCTGGAGGGAAATCTAAATCTAGATGAAAAACCTTTGAGGGTATGAAAATAGGTTTGTTCTTCGGTTCATTTAATCCTATACACGTAGGACATCTGATCATTGCGGATACTATGGCTACGGATACCGACTTAGACAGAGTCTGGTTTATCGTATCGCCTCAAAATCCTTTCAAGAAGAACAACTCTCTCCTCCATGAGTTTGATAGGTATACTATGGTGGAGAGAGCTATTGCAGATAATTACCGTCTAAAAGTTTCAGATATAGAATTCACGCTCCCTAAACCAAGTTATACCATTGATACATTAACTGTCTTATCAGACAAGTATCCGGAGCATGAATTTGTGCTAATCATGGGGGAGGATAATTTGGTACAATTTGAGAATTGGAAGAACTATCAGAAGATTCTGGAATTCTTTACGATCTATGTATATCCAAGGCCAAATACTCCTGCGCATCAATTCCACGATCATCCAAAGGTAAGATTCATCCAGGCACCTCTATTAGATATCTCTGCCACTTACATTAGGAAGCGGATTCAAACACATCAAGAGATCAAATATCTGGTAACAGAGCCTGTGGAAGCTTTGATCCGACTAAAGAAGTACTATCAATGAGTTTGACCGTAGTA harbors:
- the nadD gene encoding nicotinate (nicotinamide) nucleotide adenylyltransferase, with protein sequence MKIGLFFGSFNPIHVGHLIIADTMATDTDLDRVWFIVSPQNPFKKNNSLLHEFDRYTMVERAIADNYRLKVSDIEFTLPKPSYTIDTLTVLSDKYPEHEFVLIMGEDNLVQFENWKNYQKILEFFTIYVYPRPNTPAHQFHDHPKVRFIQAPLLDISATYIRKRIQTHQEIKYLVTEPVEALIRLKKYYQ
- the gmk gene encoding guanylate kinase, whose protein sequence is MKGKAIIFCAPSGSGKTTLVKHLLSQYSNLGFSISACTRDKRGRNEIHGKDYYFLSIEEFQENIRANAFVEWEEVYPGGYYGTLKSEVERLWNEGKNVIFDVDVKGGLKLKEYFGEDALAIFVKVPSIEELEARLRSRGTETEESLSKRLYKVKFEMSFQDKFDVVLLNDNLEESQEKAENLYTTFLEGNLNLDEKPLRV